In one window of Fictibacillus phosphorivorans DNA:
- a CDS encoding Xaa-Pro dipeptidyl-peptidase: MKTKRSLLVSSVLTVSLLLGAGPLPITAEENNFQNILVKNGMTQPVYSFGEAITETVYVEVPLDSDADGKLDRVHADIIRPKETEEGLKVPVIYEMSPYRSGIKNVPVYDVDHELNTVKGKGKSTQVQSPKAADLPGYYDNYFVPRGYAVVLAESIGTGDSTGCPTTGDYREILGTKAVIDWLNGRTKAYDAQGNEIKADWTTGNVGMVGVSYNGTLPNAVAGTGVEGLKTIVPIAAISSWYDYYRSNGAVTAPGGYQGEDTDNMAEAILTRENPEVCAPVIEELTDGQDRENGDYNAFWEARDYTKNADKVEASVLMVHGLNDWNVKTQQFAQWWEVLGKKDVPRKLWLHQGGHSSPYGFRRDVWLETLNKWFDHWLYNIENDVMEQPVVDIQREDRTWHTESNWPATDALDTKLHLNPGQRGGTISLDRYEGKKETQTIVDDAMKKAESLVVNPSEQNENRLAYVTGELKKPLRMSGTPEVSIRASLSKPVANLTALLVDYGPDNQAKIVTRGWTDPQNLKSDLRSKSLTPGKEYTFTWTMQPDDYVFESGHKLGIVLISSDYDYSIRPKAGTIITMDPKKSNVILPIVGGEGAF, translated from the coding sequence TTGAAGACAAAGCGCAGTTTGCTCGTAAGCTCAGTTCTTACCGTTTCTTTGCTGCTGGGTGCAGGTCCATTACCCATAACGGCGGAGGAAAACAACTTTCAGAACATCTTAGTCAAAAATGGCATGACCCAGCCTGTCTATTCGTTTGGAGAAGCGATTACTGAGACTGTCTATGTTGAGGTGCCGCTTGATAGTGATGCTGACGGCAAGCTGGACCGAGTGCATGCCGATATCATCCGGCCAAAGGAAACGGAAGAAGGCTTAAAAGTACCTGTCATCTATGAAATGAGTCCTTATCGCTCGGGAATAAAAAACGTTCCCGTTTATGATGTGGATCATGAGTTGAATACGGTCAAAGGAAAAGGGAAAAGCACTCAAGTACAGTCACCGAAAGCAGCAGACCTGCCGGGATATTATGATAATTATTTTGTTCCACGGGGCTACGCTGTAGTTTTAGCTGAAAGTATTGGGACAGGCGATTCTACCGGCTGCCCGACAACGGGAGATTACCGGGAAATCCTTGGGACGAAGGCGGTTATTGACTGGCTGAACGGAAGAACAAAGGCGTATGATGCACAAGGAAACGAGATCAAAGCAGATTGGACAACGGGGAACGTTGGTATGGTAGGGGTTTCTTACAACGGAACATTACCGAATGCGGTTGCCGGTACTGGCGTGGAAGGACTGAAGACGATTGTGCCAATTGCCGCGATCTCCAGTTGGTATGATTATTACCGCAGCAACGGGGCAGTTACGGCTCCCGGCGGTTATCAGGGGGAAGACACAGACAACATGGCCGAGGCCATTTTAACAAGAGAAAATCCGGAAGTGTGCGCCCCTGTCATTGAAGAGCTAACAGACGGGCAGGACCGTGAAAACGGAGATTATAATGCCTTCTGGGAAGCGCGTGACTATACGAAAAATGCCGATAAAGTCGAAGCAAGTGTCCTGATGGTGCATGGACTCAACGACTGGAATGTAAAAACACAGCAATTTGCTCAGTGGTGGGAGGTTCTCGGTAAAAAGGATGTGCCAAGAAAACTCTGGCTACACCAGGGCGGTCATTCCAGTCCGTATGGTTTCAGAAGAGACGTTTGGCTCGAGACCCTCAATAAATGGTTTGATCATTGGCTGTACAATATTGAAAATGATGTCATGGAACAGCCGGTGGTAGATATCCAGCGGGAAGACCGAACATGGCACACCGAATCAAACTGGCCGGCAACCGATGCATTGGACACGAAGCTGCATCTGAACCCGGGGCAAAGGGGGGGAACAATCAGTCTCGACCGTTATGAAGGAAAAAAAGAAACGCAGACCATTGTCGATGATGCAATGAAAAAGGCGGAAAGCCTTGTGGTGAATCCATCTGAACAAAACGAAAACAGACTTGCCTATGTAACGGGTGAACTGAAAAAACCGCTGCGCATGAGCGGAACACCAGAAGTCAGCATCCGGGCGTCCTTAAGTAAGCCAGTGGCCAACCTGACAGCACTTCTCGTTGATTACGGCCCAGATAATCAGGCGAAAATCGTAACGAGAGGCTGGACTGACCCACAAAATCTGAAGTCCGATTTACGATCCAAATCGCTCACTCCAGGAAAAGAGTACACCTTCACTTGGACGATGCAGCCAGACGATTACGTATTTGAGAGTGGACACAAGCTCGGCATCGTGCTTATCTCCAGCGATTACGATTATTCCATAAGACCAAAAGCAGGAACCATCATCACGATGGATCCTAAAAAAAGCAATGTGATTCTGCCAATTGTGGGTGGAGAAGGTGCGTTTTAA
- a CDS encoding undecaprenyl-diphosphatase, which yields MNFSEVNTGLFRLVNDLGKEHEQLNIIFTFLAEYMVFFLALSVLCIWFTRNKESRIMIFCATITFTCAFILGKVSGLFHSNYQPFVELSDVNKLILKEKDNSFPSDHTILFFSYCFSFWLFKRGLWIFWILLAVLVGLSRIWVGVHYPFDVIAGMILSFAAALSVYLIVPRLNGTIKILNLYEKYEGKLIQPFKKTKGSKTRNY from the coding sequence TTGAATTTCTCAGAAGTTAATACAGGCTTATTTAGATTAGTAAATGATTTAGGAAAAGAGCACGAACAATTAAATATAATCTTCACCTTTCTTGCAGAATATATGGTGTTTTTCCTTGCACTCAGTGTTCTCTGTATTTGGTTTACACGGAATAAGGAAAGCCGAATAATGATATTCTGTGCAACAATTACTTTTACTTGTGCTTTTATATTAGGGAAGGTTTCAGGGCTATTTCATTCGAATTATCAGCCTTTTGTAGAATTATCTGATGTAAACAAGTTAATCTTGAAAGAAAAAGATAATTCCTTTCCAAGCGATCACACTATCCTGTTTTTCTCCTATTGTTTTTCTTTTTGGCTCTTCAAAAGAGGATTGTGGATATTTTGGATACTGTTAGCAGTACTTGTAGGCTTATCTCGAATTTGGGTAGGAGTACACTATCCTTTTGATGTTATAGCTGGGATGATTTTAAGCTTTGCAGCTGCCCTTAGCGTCTATTTAATAGTGCCTAGACTCAATGGAACAATAAAGATATTAAATTTATATGAAAAGTACGAAGGCAAACTGATTCAGCCATTTAAAAAGACAAAGGGTAGCAAGACAAGAAATTATTAA